One Ahaetulla prasina isolate Xishuangbanna chromosome 1, ASM2864084v1, whole genome shotgun sequence DNA window includes the following coding sequences:
- the PIGF gene encoding phosphatidylinositol-glycan biosynthesis class F protein has protein sequence MKDTEIKRLLTANVICIFSVIVSTIVPSLFWTNFSILDTHLTWLCICSASVGIINIIVHMVFKPYLSTRRYSLAHKATRFVKCSVYFFISCVLFHGIIVLYGAPLLESVWETFLFAVLLSAFTTLPCLCLLGPNFPIWLRVFSKNGAMSVWDNNLQITTICSVVGAWLGAFPIPLDWDRPWQVWPISCSLGATLGYVAGLLIASSWIYWNRKQLTYKSR, from the exons ATGAAAGATACAGAAATAAAGAGACTGCTGACTGCTAATGTCATCTGTATATTTTCTGTTATTGTATCTACTATTGTTCCTTCTTTGTTCTGGACGAATTTCTCAATCCTGGACACACACTTGACGTGGCTATGCATCTGTTCAGCAAGCGTtggtattataaatataattgtacATATGGTTTTTAAACCATATTTATCTACAAGAAGATATTCTCTTGCCCACAAG GCAACAAGATTTGTAAAATGCTCTGTATACTTCTTCATATCTTGTGTCCTCTTCCATGGAATTATTGTTCTTTACGGAGCACCATTACTAGA atcaGTCTGGGAGACCTTCTTATTTGCAGTTCTTTTATCCGCCTTTACAACTTTGCCTTGCTTATGTTTGCTGGGACCAAACTTTCCAATATGGCTGAGAGTGTTCAGTAAAAATGG GGCAATGTCCGTCTGGGATAACAATCTCCAGATTACCACAATATGCAGTGTGGTGGGAGCCTGGCTTGGAGCATTTCCTATTCCATTGGATTGGGACCGTCCATGGCAG GTATGGCCCATTTCCTGTTCACTTGGAGCCACCTTGGGCTACGTGGCCGGTCTCCTTATTGCATCTTCGTGGATATATTGGAATAGAAAGCAGCTTACATACAAAAGCAGATAA